A part of Rhopalosiphum maidis isolate BTI-1 chromosome 3, ASM367621v3, whole genome shotgun sequence genomic DNA contains:
- the LOC113558366 gene encoding piggyBac transposable element-derived protein 3-like, with amino-acid sequence MFLAARLKNVMLPDDSILMKQPRGTTAHCISKVLDTDIVAVIWKDTKIVSLLSTFTAIDPVVKVSRFDRKQKKRIEVDCPNIIQVYNRHMGGVDLLDGLLGRHKIKMRSRKWYMRVFHHLLDVTVVNSWLLHKRIQKQKGNNSVLSLVKFREQLALSLCKIGTYTPKRGRPTNDVQEGIIKKGKMGTKIGQHAPPKEVRTDKLDHWPIESEKKTRCKNPGCKGFTFMMCGKCQISLCCGKGLTCFTKWHTT; translated from the coding sequence ATGTTCCTGGCTGCcaggttaaaaaatgtaatgttgcCAGATGATTCTATTCTAATGAAACAACCTAGGGGCACTACTGCCCATTGTATATCCAAAGTGTTAGATACAGACATAGTTGCTGTCATATGGAAAGatacaaaaattgtaagtttGCTGTCGACATTTACTGCTATAGACCCAGTTGTAAAAGTAAGTAGGTTTgacagaaaacaaaaaaaaagaattgagGTTGACTgtccaaatataatacaagtctATAACAGACACATGGGTGGTGTTGATTTACTAGATGGCTTACTTGGGCGTCATAAGATAAAGATGAGGAGTAGAAAATGGTACATGAGGGTTTTCCACCATTTATTGGATGTAACTGTAGTAAATTCTTGGCTTCTACATAAAAGAATTCAGAAACAGAAAGGAAATAATAGTGTGCTATCATTGGTAAAGTTTAGGGAACAACTTGCTTTATCTCTCTGCAAAATTGGTACCTATACCCCAAAACGTGGACGTCCCACCAATGATGTACAAGaaggaattataaaaaaaggtaaaatggGCACTAAAATAGGACAGCATGCACCCCCAAAAGAGGTGAGAACTGATAAATTAGATCATTGGCCAAttgaaagtgaaaaaaaaactagatgtAAGAATCCAGGTTGCAAAGGTTTTACTTTTATGATGTGTGGAAAATGTCAAATAAGTTTATGTTGTGGCAAAGGACTAACTTGTTTCACCAAATGGcatacaacataa
- the LOC113558367 gene encoding protein ZBED8-like: MSEAKKKKRQYSAEYIKYGFIQSRTNPSSPMCLICQKTFSNEAMKPSRLLDHFNKMHSDMKDKDVTYFQNMEKKYVAQLTLSTLFSAASKQDNDGLRASYNISLLIAKAGKPHTIGEDLILPALKEVITTVFHKPAADIIRKIPLSNSSVQRRIDEMAENIEESLCNHLKTCQFSIQLDESTLPTNEALLLSYVRFIKNEKICQELLFAINLETNTKGKTIFNTLEKFCYEKQIPLMNIMSIATDGAPAMTGRHKGFIAYLKNKVPDVLAVHCVIHRQHLVAKNLSESLHKSLHYVIRAVNKIRSNSLNDRLFSQLCVANDEDFNRLLLHTEVRWLSKGTCLTRFYNLFDSVIEFLKNRDTGLRDNLITSKNDISYLTDLYKLFNDVNLQLQGDDLNLIKTKTVISTFVAKLLLYKRNIGRREFNNFPNLAAASFINDDLVVYCQHLENLHNDFKERFQDILNMDIPDWVLDPFSNVNTAESSQLEEQLLELTTNEEIKFKFKNDYQEFWLQKPIMELYPSLWSIVQRFLIAFPSSYLSERGFSAVATLLTKKRNRLLVTERGDLRLFLSKFEPDINKLVNAHGFHHIK; encoded by the coding sequence ATGTCGGaagcaaaaaagaaaaaaagacaaTACAGTGcggaatacataaaatacggATTTATTCAAAGTCGGACAAATCCATCATCGCCAATGTGCCTCATatgtcaaaaaacattttcaaatgaaGCAATGAAACCTTCTCGATTACtcgatcattttaataaaatgcattcaGATATGAAAGACAAAGATGTGACTTACTTtcaaaatatggaaaaaaagtACGTAGCTCAACTTACTTTGTCAACGCTTTTTTCTGCGGCTTCTAAGCAAGATAATGATGGGCTTCGTGCGTCGTACAATATATCACTATTAATTGCTAAAGCAGGCAAACCGCATACCATTGGGGAAGACTTAATTTTACCAGCATTAAAAGAAGTAATAACAACTGTGTTCCATAAACCAGCGGCAGATATTATCCGAAAAATTCCTTTGAGCAATAGTTCTGTACAAAGACGAATTGATGAGATGGCcgaaaatattgaagaatcaTTGTGCAATCATTTGAAGACTTGTCAATTTTCAATTCAGTTGGATGAGTCCACTTTACCAACTAATGAagcattattgttatcatacgtgaggtttataaaaaatgagaaaatatGTCAAGAACTATTATTTGCGATAAATTTAGAGACAAATACAAAAGgaaaaaccatatttaataCACTGGAAAAGTTTTGTTATGAAAAGCAAATCCCTCTGATGAATATTATGTCAATTGCTACTGATGGTGCCCCAGCTATGACAGGGCGACACAAAGGCTTCATagcgtatttaaaaaataaagttccaGACGTGCTTGCTGTACATTGCGTCATTCATCGCCAGCATTTAGTTGCAAAAAATCTGAGTGAAAGCCTGCATAAATCACTGCATTATGTTATTAGAGCAGTTAATAAAATCAGAAGCAACTCACTAAATGACAGATTATTTAGTCAACTTTGCGTTGCTAATGATGAAGATTTCAATCGATTGCTGCTTCACACAGAAGTGCGCTGGCTGTCAAAAGGTACTTGTCTGACTCGATTTTACAATCTGTTTGACTCTGTGATAGAGTTCCTGAAAAACAGAGACACAGGACTTCGCGATAACCTCATCACATCAAAGAATGATATTTCGTACTTGACAGACCTCTACAAGTTATTTAATGATGTCAATCTCCAACTTCAAGGTGACGACTTGAActtgattaaaacaaaaactgtcATTTCTACATTCGTTGCCAAACTGCTATTATACAAGAGAAATATTGGTAGACgtgaatttaataactttcCTAATTTAGCAGCAGCATCTTTTATCAACGATGACTTGGTTGTTTACTGTCAACACTTGGAGAACCTCCACAATGATTTCAAAGAACGATTCCAGGACATTTTAAACATGGACATACCAGACTGGGTATTAGATCCTTTTTCAAATGTCAACACAGCAGAATCATCCCAGTTAGAAGAACAACTTTTAGAATTGACCACAAATGAGgaaatcaaattcaaattcaagaATGACTATCAAGAATTTTGGCTGCAAAAGCCAATCATGGAACTGTACCCTAGTTTATGGTCGATTGTTCAACGATTTCTGATAGCATTCCCATCATCGTATTTGTCTGAGCGTGGATTCAGTGCTGTAGCAACACTGCTAACAAAAAAGAGAAATCGGTTGCTTGTTACCGAACGCGGTGATTTACGGCTGTTTTTGAGTAAATTTGAGCCAGATATTAACAAACTCGTTAATGCACATGGATTCCATcacattaagtaa